Genomic window (Meiothermus sp. CFH 77666):
CACCGGCTCGACCTCCCGCTGGCGTCCCGCCGCCCTGATGAGCGACTCCATGAACATCCTGTCCAACGAGTGGTTCAACCAGCATCCCAACCCTTATATCAGCGGCCATTACGGGGCGGCCTTTACCAACCCCGGCGGTTTCACCAACAATATTCCTAACGCCTGCGGTACCATTGGCCTGAACGGAGCCGTGACCAATGCGCTCGCCAACCAGATTGGCGGGGATGCCAAGAGCAACCCCCGCTGCCGCAACCGCTGGATGGCGCTGGGCACCAGTGAGGACAGCAGCAATGCTCCCAATCGCTGGATTCCCCCAGCCACCAACACCACCGTGCAGGCCGCCGTTCTGACTGGCTCTACGATTACCCCTACCATTGGCGGACAGAGCGCGGGGGGGGTACATAACATCATGCGTTTCCACGAGCAGTGGACGAACCAATGGCCGGAGGTAAGGATTGCACCTCTTAGTGCAGCAATCTGGTCGGCCGTTAAGGGTGCTTCGCTGGGCACGGTTAGCCTGACGGTCAACGGTGCGTCGCTCACTATGCAGCGTTTCAACAACACTACTGCTTCTCGCACCTTTACCTACAGAGGCTCCATCGTGAGCCTCACAACCAACGGCCCGCAGCACGTAAACGGCAACTTCTTCCTGGGCCAGCCCTGGTACCATCCTCCCATTCGTAACTGGGGTTTTGATACCCGATTCCGCAACTTCACGCTGCTGCCGCCCCTTACCCCCATGGTCTCGTACATGAGCCAGGAGCTATTCCACCGGGATTACAGCCAGTAAGCACGCCGAGCAAGACCCTCTGTGACTTTGCCAGAGGGTCTTGTGTTATGTTGTCAGCTAGATGCGCCTCCTCATAGCCGACGACCACCCCCTGTTCCGCGTGGGCCTGCGGGCGGCCCTCGAGCGCGAAGGCTTCGAGGTAGTAGGGGAGGCTGGCGACGGCCAGGAAGCCCTGAACCTGTGCATGCAACTGCTGCCGGATGGGGTGGTGTTGGATGTGCGGATGCCCCACATGGACGGGATTACCGCCGCGCGAATGCTGCGCGAGCAGCGCTACCGGGGCCTGATTACCCTCCTGACCACCTTCAACGAACCGGTCTTGGTTCAGCAGGCGGCTCTGGCGGGCGCCGATGCTTACTGGTCGAAAGAAC
Coding sequences:
- a CDS encoding response regulator transcription factor, which translates into the protein MRLLIADDHPLFRVGLRAALEREGFEVVGEAGDGQEALNLCMQLLPDGVVLDVRMPHMDGITAARMLREQRYRGLITLLTTFNEPVLVQQAALAGADAYWSKELPPEALAERLRRLSLGLEPRLRAPELPKLTAREQEVLQWMAQGLSTKEIARHLHISPETVKDHLVRLYEKLEARNRVEALERARSLGLLSI